A stretch of the Thiomicrorhabdus indica genome encodes the following:
- a CDS encoding efflux RND transporter permease subunit, protein MNFDIAKSSIQKPVNTWLIVLLLVVGGIFGLNSIGQLEDPDFTIKQVKVFTNYPGANAVQVEQEVTEYLETVIQQMSQLKRVTSVSRPGQSEITVEVQDSFKGDQLTQIWDELRKKIRDAEHGLPNGSQTPAVIDDFGDVYGLYFALTADGFSTEELREYAKNIRRELLSVEGVAKVKVEGILDQEVVAEIDPTKLYTLGLSFPEIKQAISIATRPFSDSRITIDGQKVRIPVEPSDHPIDSLKDLTLPIPGQTAQLKLEDFASIRLQETQYPNYRVRFNGQEAATLAISVNTNQNVVKVAAQVRFMIDRMLEQLPAGIEITPIYDQGKIVDDSINDFLLNLALAVGTVSITLFLFMGIRPGIVVSSILIITVIGGILFMYLLGIKMERVSLGAMVIAMGMLVDNAIVIAEGMMIRMQQGHNAIESASYIVKRTKWPLLGATIIGIAAFSGIGLSENSTGEFLFSLFAVILITLLLSWILAITLGPLFGHYFLKQASSMNQDSYQAGTYQAYKKVLMFAIRFKWLTAAALLGITVISYMSFGMIKQSFFPPSNTPIFYIHYWGPQARDINTTTEFVKQAEKTILEHSEVTKLTSFIGRGAERYTLTFASESSNESYAFFMVETETTDVINELAAKLKAQLSEQDPAANIYTNRIVFGPSSGAKIEARFLGPDTKVLRELANQAETVFNNDGKILDVRHNWRDRTTTFTPVFDEYNAGVAGITRADFSDAIQYATEGLQVGTLQVRENRYPILLRADYSQPYSQIDKVTNAQVWSQYNNAYVPLAQLISDSDIATEESLIHRRDRVRTISVLGEPAIGETADEARQRIKTGVEAIKLPAGYHLEWGGEYESTTDAQAALAKGLPLGFLVMFIISVLLFGSVREPLIIWLVVPMAITGVVIGLLGTGTPFGFMSLLGFLSLFGMLIKNAIVLLEEIELQNHEQGDHYQALIDASISRLRPVSLAAITTILGMAPLLFDAFFAGMAVTIMSGLAFATVLTLIAVPVLYALLHGLKGQAYHA, encoded by the coding sequence ATGAACTTTGATATTGCAAAATCCTCAATTCAAAAACCAGTCAATACTTGGTTGATTGTTCTCCTGCTGGTCGTTGGTGGTATATTCGGCCTAAATTCAATTGGTCAGCTTGAAGACCCAGATTTTACGATTAAACAAGTCAAAGTATTCACCAACTACCCAGGCGCAAATGCCGTCCAAGTGGAACAAGAAGTCACCGAATACCTTGAAACGGTCATTCAACAGATGTCACAACTTAAACGCGTAACCTCTGTCTCGCGCCCCGGTCAGTCTGAAATTACCGTTGAAGTTCAAGACTCATTCAAGGGCGACCAACTCACCCAAATCTGGGACGAATTACGAAAAAAAATTCGTGATGCAGAACATGGATTGCCAAACGGCAGTCAGACTCCAGCAGTGATCGATGATTTTGGGGATGTTTACGGCCTCTACTTTGCCCTAACGGCTGACGGTTTTTCAACTGAAGAGCTGCGCGAATACGCAAAAAATATCCGCCGTGAGCTGTTAAGTGTCGAGGGTGTCGCTAAAGTAAAAGTCGAAGGAATTCTTGATCAAGAAGTCGTCGCAGAAATTGACCCGACCAAACTTTACACTCTTGGTCTGTCTTTTCCTGAAATTAAGCAAGCCATTAGCATCGCCACTCGCCCTTTTTCAGACTCTCGAATTACTATTGACGGTCAAAAAGTCCGAATTCCAGTTGAACCCAGCGACCACCCTATCGATTCCTTAAAAGATTTGACCTTACCCATTCCTGGGCAAACTGCACAACTAAAACTAGAAGATTTTGCCAGCATTCGTCTACAAGAAACCCAATACCCAAATTATCGCGTGCGTTTTAATGGTCAAGAAGCGGCAACTTTAGCAATCTCGGTAAACACTAATCAGAATGTGGTCAAGGTAGCCGCTCAAGTTCGATTCATGATTGATCGGATGCTAGAACAGTTACCGGCCGGTATTGAAATCACCCCGATTTACGACCAAGGGAAAATCGTCGATGATTCAATTAACGATTTTTTACTCAACCTAGCTCTCGCCGTCGGAACAGTCTCTATCACATTGTTTCTTTTTATGGGCATACGTCCAGGCATTGTCGTCTCCAGCATACTGATTATTACGGTCATTGGAGGCATCCTGTTTATGTATCTGCTAGGCATTAAGATGGAACGAGTCTCTCTCGGAGCGATGGTCATCGCTATGGGAATGTTGGTTGATAATGCAATTGTCATTGCCGAAGGTATGATGATTCGCATGCAGCAAGGACACAATGCAATTGAATCTGCCAGCTATATTGTCAAGCGCACAAAATGGCCACTATTAGGCGCAACAATCATTGGGATAGCAGCTTTTTCGGGGATTGGTTTATCTGAAAACTCCACTGGGGAATTCCTGTTTTCATTGTTTGCGGTTATTTTAATCACGCTTCTGCTCAGCTGGATTTTGGCGATTACACTCGGTCCTCTATTCGGCCATTACTTTCTAAAACAAGCCAGTAGCATGAATCAAGACAGCTACCAAGCAGGCACCTATCAAGCTTATAAAAAAGTTTTAATGTTCGCCATTCGTTTCAAATGGCTCACAGCCGCCGCGCTTTTGGGGATTACTGTTATCTCCTACATGAGTTTTGGAATGATTAAACAGAGCTTTTTCCCTCCTTCAAATACACCCATTTTTTATATTCATTACTGGGGGCCACAAGCCAGAGATATAAATACCACCACTGAATTTGTTAAGCAGGCTGAAAAAACGATTCTTGAACACAGTGAAGTTACTAAGCTGACAAGCTTTATCGGCCGAGGAGCTGAACGATATACCTTAACTTTTGCCAGTGAATCATCCAATGAAAGTTATGCATTTTTTATGGTGGAAACCGAAACAACAGATGTCATTAACGAATTGGCTGCGAAACTTAAAGCACAACTTTCCGAACAAGACCCTGCGGCAAACATCTATACCAATCGCATTGTGTTCGGGCCATCATCTGGAGCTAAAATTGAAGCTAGATTTTTAGGACCTGATACAAAGGTATTACGCGAATTGGCAAATCAAGCTGAAACCGTCTTCAATAACGACGGTAAAATTCTTGATGTTCGTCATAATTGGCGTGATCGTACAACCACTTTCACACCGGTATTTGACGAATACAATGCTGGGGTCGCAGGCATTACTCGCGCTGATTTTTCAGATGCAATCCAATATGCTACCGAAGGCTTACAAGTCGGGACTCTGCAAGTTCGCGAAAACCGTTATCCGATTCTTTTGAGAGCAGATTATTCTCAACCTTATAGTCAAATCGATAAGGTGACAAACGCTCAGGTTTGGAGTCAATACAACAATGCCTATGTACCATTGGCTCAGTTAATTAGTGATTCAGACATTGCTACAGAAGAATCTTTGATTCACCGACGAGACCGCGTACGAACCATTTCTGTTTTGGGAGAACCCGCCATTGGAGAAACCGCTGATGAAGCTCGCCAACGTATCAAAACAGGTGTTGAAGCGATAAAGTTACCGGCCGGTTACCATTTGGAATGGGGTGGAGAATATGAATCCACCACTGACGCCCAAGCAGCACTCGCAAAAGGGTTACCCCTAGGCTTCTTAGTTATGTTTATTATCAGTGTGCTACTGTTTGGTAGTGTGCGAGAACCATTAATTATTTGGCTAGTGGTACCGATGGCCATCACGGGTGTCGTCATTGGACTACTCGGTACCGGTACGCCATTTGGCTTTATGTCTCTATTAGGTTTCTTAAGCTTATTCGGTATGCTGATTAAAAATGCAATTGTTTTACTTGAAGAAATTGAACTACAGAATCACGAGCAGGGCGATCATTATCAAGCTCTCATAGATGCCAGTATTAGTCGTTTGCGCCCCGTTTCACTCGCCGCAATCACCACCATATTAGGAATGGCACCTTTGCTATTTGATGCTTTTTTCGCCGGCATGGCCGTCACCATTATGAGTGGACTTGCCTTTGCTACCGTCTTGACACTCATTGCTGTACCCGTTCTGTACGCACTGTTACACGGATTAAAAGGTCAAGCTTATCATGCATAA
- a CDS encoding AraC family transcriptional regulator, with product MVTPELLQKLCRQHDLCQRQGYADTGLDEVKLFRISKHEEVMPMLYNRGIIFIGTGRKTGTIGSKQFNNGPEHYLIVTSPQLIQCECFVSNGQLVGIFIQLNMSRLHRMVSKLQQLDMTTTPTKPMPFSVLASEKSTAIEDAHQRLLKALLDPVEIEMLGDSLLDELYFRILQDEHGYALHQLCEQGSAFSRVSKVIELIHNRLDEKISVEEMAQKAGMSITAFHRAFKEAFNDTPIQYTKKIRLNKARQYIVHEKVRAVTAAERVGYESQTQFSREFKRYFGVSPSQATKLGYAAF from the coding sequence ATGGTTACCCCAGAATTACTTCAAAAACTCTGCCGCCAACACGACCTGTGCCAACGTCAAGGTTATGCAGACACTGGCCTTGACGAGGTGAAACTCTTCCGCATATCAAAGCACGAAGAGGTCATGCCAATGCTATACAACCGTGGCATTATTTTTATTGGCACGGGTCGCAAAACGGGTACTATCGGAAGCAAGCAATTTAATAACGGTCCTGAACACTACTTGATCGTGACCTCGCCACAATTGATTCAATGCGAGTGTTTCGTATCTAATGGACAACTGGTGGGGATTTTTATCCAACTGAACATGAGTCGTTTACACCGGATGGTTAGCAAACTCCAACAGCTTGACATGACAACGACGCCTACAAAACCAATGCCTTTTAGTGTACTTGCTTCTGAAAAATCAACCGCCATTGAAGACGCACATCAACGATTGTTAAAAGCCCTACTGGATCCAGTTGAAATCGAAATGCTTGGGGATTCTCTCCTTGATGAACTCTATTTTCGAATTTTGCAAGATGAACACGGTTATGCATTACATCAGCTGTGTGAACAAGGTAGTGCTTTTTCACGTGTTTCCAAAGTTATCGAACTGATTCATAATCGACTTGATGAAAAAATCAGCGTAGAAGAAATGGCGCAAAAAGCCGGCATGAGCATAACGGCTTTTCACCGAGCATTTAAAGAAGCCTTTAACGATACACCGATTCAATACACCAAAAAAATTCGTCTGAATAAAGCGCGACAGTATATTGTTCACGAGAAAGTAAGAGCCGTCACCGCCGCTGAACGGGTAGGCTATGAGAGTCAAACGCAGTTTAGTCGTGAATTTAAACGCTATTTTGGTGTCTCCCCAAGTCAGGCGACAAAACTCGGCTATGCAGCTTTTTAA
- a CDS encoding efflux RND transporter periplasmic adaptor subunit, translating into MTAFNSIQTSLNIKQSIAIAIIALYVVMLSACNQTGNETNKSETTLAKPVKLFEVLPAGNSQTYYFPAKIEAYRKVNLSFEVDGKIETLHLPEGQNFKKGDLLASLKQEPFERRLQQSKLNLKEANLELKRIQAVDNKGYASKQDVTRAETARDLAQVDYDVSQDNLDNSHLYAPFDGKVAKRLLEENTYISRGTAIAEILDTSKVYFAFDVSERLINQLRSEDIIKAIAILKNEQQSQFEVSYAENEAQTHPITQTYRIYFSMPYPKNTTINLGSHASIAITLSNSSDNQQYKIPLSAIVTDAQNQSFVWVYQADTHTAERRSVELSFIENNQIAVLSGLNSGDQIVSAGASNIRSGQKLKPFTGDLQ; encoded by the coding sequence ATGACAGCATTTAATTCCATTCAAACTTCACTAAATATAAAGCAATCCATTGCAATAGCGATAATTGCACTTTACGTTGTAATGCTGTCAGCGTGCAATCAAACGGGTAATGAAACCAACAAATCCGAAACAACCTTAGCAAAGCCCGTCAAACTATTTGAAGTTTTACCGGCCGGTAATTCTCAAACTTATTATTTTCCTGCCAAAATCGAGGCCTATCGAAAAGTGAATTTAAGCTTTGAAGTAGACGGAAAAATTGAAACACTGCATTTACCGGAAGGCCAAAACTTTAAAAAGGGAGATTTGCTTGCCAGCCTTAAGCAAGAACCTTTTGAACGACGTCTGCAACAAAGCAAACTCAACCTTAAAGAAGCCAATCTTGAACTTAAACGAATTCAAGCCGTAGACAATAAAGGATATGCCTCAAAACAAGATGTCACTCGTGCCGAAACGGCTCGTGACCTTGCTCAAGTAGATTACGATGTCAGTCAGGACAATTTAGACAACAGTCACCTGTATGCACCATTTGATGGCAAAGTGGCTAAACGACTCTTAGAAGAAAACACCTATATTTCCAGAGGCACGGCCATTGCGGAAATTCTCGATACCTCAAAAGTCTACTTTGCCTTTGATGTGTCAGAGCGTTTAATCAATCAGCTTCGTAGTGAAGACATTATTAAAGCCATTGCTATTCTGAAAAATGAACAGCAAAGCCAATTTGAAGTGAGCTATGCAGAAAATGAAGCTCAGACTCACCCGATTACCCAGACCTATCGAATTTATTTCAGCATGCCCTATCCAAAAAACACAACCATTAACTTAGGTTCGCATGCATCAATTGCGATTACACTGTCAAATTCCAGTGACAATCAGCAATACAAGATTCCATTAAGTGCAATTGTCACCGATGCTCAAAACCAATCATTTGTTTGGGTTTATCAGGCCGATACTCACACCGCGGAACGCCGTTCTGTAGAATTAAGCTTCATTGAAAATAATCAAATTGCGGTCCTTTCAGGATTAAACAGTGGTGACCAAATCGTTTCGGCAGGCGCTTCAAACATCCGCTCCGGTCAAAAACTTAAACCATTCACTGGGGATTTGCAATGA
- a CDS encoding TetR/AcrR family transcriptional regulator — MANKETRTQITETALECFVKHGFSKTSMTMISEHSGYSRVTVHKYFKNKSLLFRNVVQEGLQNSLEDAQQKIAQLDPNDSWQIIEAYLMAIGRTVFEQVSDDRVLRDLNDAVYDIADDIIEEKAQVTVDFIRQQLDRGIHEQRIDLQS, encoded by the coding sequence ATGGCAAATAAAGAGACTCGAACACAGATAACCGAAACTGCATTGGAATGTTTTGTAAAACACGGATTTAGCAAAACCAGCATGACTATGATCAGCGAGCATTCTGGTTATTCGAGAGTCACGGTTCATAAATACTTTAAAAATAAATCTCTCTTGTTTAGAAATGTTGTTCAGGAAGGTTTGCAAAACTCCTTGGAAGATGCTCAACAAAAAATTGCACAACTTGATCCAAATGACTCGTGGCAAATTATCGAAGCGTATTTGATGGCGATTGGGCGCACAGTATTCGAACAGGTAAGTGATGATCGCGTTCTTAGGGATTTGAATGATGCCGTATATGACATCGCTGATGATATTATTGAGGAAAAAGCTCAAGTAACGGTTGATTTTATTCGTCAGCAGTTGGATCGTGGAATCCATGAACAAAGGATTGATTTACAGTCGTAG
- a CDS encoding glycoside hydrolase family 15 protein encodes MKNDNLQVLDDYFEQVSRIILARQNPITGLLPASTAVTAHGDYTDAWVRDNVYSILAAWGLGLAYRKVDDTQGHAALLEQSVVKLMRGLLTSMMKQSSKVEAFKYSQNPLDALHAKYSTDSGDPVVGDDEWGHLQLDATSIYLLMLAQMTASGLRIIFTMDEVHFIQNLVHYIGRAYRTPDYGIWERGNKINHGIAEVNSSSVGMAKAALEAMDGFNCFGSEGGVDTVIHVIPDEIARARITLETALPSESLSKEIDAATLSVIGYPAFAVENSELVDLTLTEVVEKLAGRYGCKRFLRDGHQAANEDPNRLHYEPEEMKQFENIECEWPLFFTYLLLHYLFTNQPEKALEYRQKLEGLLVEQNGEKLLPEVYFVPLENIPAEQETPGSQARQPNENIPLVWAQSLFMLGALVQDGLLDITDIDPLNRHKCIGKSLGKQLQFTLISENSRVQEKLHEYGVVTQTLDEIQPIQVMQASALAEAFEWLGRSERLGLTGRPQRNPRGLTTSCVYEYQGQRFLFQPQFLNKHDFYLTQDNQMLVRRLKMEMGYIYREWHLPGRPLIVMVVNSTMLSKGGSRALIKFIEECRYGGFGNIPIKLGTLKDFFPTSVKRSLHYLAQAPKADLDQPVQTKESLVLRPVEMVSGSTLHEQLCEQWSDEALIAQLIHSSNLRDELVILQVLYKRHGKDFDTGLKNSSGQTSSVAKLLEEVYLFAGEHSDWEIARLTAAMLGKHDINLEGAMTEILVRKIALSVSRQYSKRSTFRQPAGAVEILKVINEFNSDDLRAMILTQELILNLGLMIRSRPDLFTHVTMIRTGQLLQLLAGHIRQAKQIGSADDALDILMQQTPYEFATGLLFVLENYSDVQEQLYQQEMMRFVNAESDLALPQFSAEMDPELGDIQDWYEWRKINGSIGRYPQEFYESVWDVVNQTAGVIIGDQWNPKRRLDHGLSANMTRGEMLFQDKVDHLLNKTPIPEVRRLYYEALRVLGLIMEANPNLHSQDTMVLDVLLGHAVRLHWLAQENNHMQNYDESRQTAWQEFYYCPLHEVANAIVSAFRFLQKTSGIGEA; translated from the coding sequence ATGAAAAACGATAATTTGCAGGTTCTGGATGACTATTTTGAACAGGTTTCAAGAATTATTTTGGCTCGCCAGAATCCAATCACAGGTTTGTTGCCTGCGAGTACTGCTGTAACGGCACATGGCGATTACACTGATGCGTGGGTAAGAGATAATGTCTACAGCATTCTTGCCGCTTGGGGGCTTGGTCTGGCCTACCGTAAAGTCGATGATACGCAAGGGCACGCAGCATTATTAGAGCAAAGTGTTGTGAAGTTAATGCGCGGTCTACTCACTTCGATGATGAAACAATCCTCAAAAGTTGAAGCGTTCAAATATTCCCAGAACCCATTAGATGCTCTGCATGCAAAATATTCTACGGATAGTGGAGATCCAGTAGTTGGTGATGATGAATGGGGGCATTTGCAGTTGGATGCGACAAGTATTTATTTACTCATGCTTGCCCAAATGACAGCTTCAGGATTGCGAATTATCTTCACGATGGATGAAGTTCATTTCATTCAAAATCTAGTGCATTACATAGGCCGTGCTTATCGAACTCCCGATTACGGTATTTGGGAAAGAGGTAATAAAATTAACCACGGGATTGCTGAAGTGAATAGCAGCTCTGTAGGAATGGCTAAAGCAGCACTTGAGGCAATGGATGGATTCAACTGCTTTGGTTCAGAAGGCGGAGTCGATACCGTGATTCATGTGATTCCGGATGAGATTGCTCGCGCTCGAATTACCCTTGAAACCGCGTTGCCATCAGAATCGTTATCGAAAGAAATCGATGCTGCCACATTAAGTGTGATTGGTTACCCGGCTTTTGCCGTAGAAAATTCGGAGCTGGTGGATTTAACATTAACGGAAGTTGTTGAAAAGTTAGCCGGCCGGTATGGATGTAAACGATTCTTACGAGATGGTCACCAGGCGGCGAATGAAGACCCGAATCGTTTGCATTATGAACCTGAAGAGATGAAACAGTTTGAAAACATCGAGTGTGAATGGCCACTGTTTTTTACTTATCTTCTGCTGCATTATTTGTTTACCAACCAGCCTGAAAAAGCTCTGGAGTACCGACAAAAACTTGAAGGTCTTTTGGTCGAGCAAAATGGTGAAAAATTATTGCCTGAAGTCTATTTTGTTCCTTTAGAAAACATTCCAGCCGAACAAGAGACTCCCGGTTCTCAAGCTCGTCAGCCAAATGAAAATATCCCCTTAGTTTGGGCGCAAAGTTTATTTATGCTAGGTGCATTGGTGCAAGATGGCTTACTCGACATAACAGATATTGATCCGCTTAATCGGCATAAATGCATTGGTAAGAGCTTAGGCAAGCAATTACAGTTTACCCTTATTTCTGAGAATAGCCGTGTGCAAGAAAAGCTGCATGAATACGGTGTAGTTACGCAAACATTGGATGAAATTCAGCCTATTCAAGTGATGCAAGCCAGTGCATTGGCAGAGGCATTTGAATGGCTGGGTCGCTCTGAAAGGCTCGGTTTGACGGGGCGACCACAGAGAAATCCAAGAGGATTGACGACTTCCTGTGTCTATGAATATCAAGGCCAGCGTTTTTTATTCCAACCTCAGTTTTTAAATAAACACGATTTTTATCTAACGCAAGATAATCAAATGCTGGTGCGTCGTTTAAAGATGGAAATGGGCTATATTTATCGTGAATGGCACTTACCCGGCCGGCCGTTAATTGTGATGGTGGTGAATAGTACGATGCTATCCAAGGGGGGAAGTCGTGCATTAATCAAGTTTATCGAAGAGTGTCGATACGGTGGGTTTGGAAATATTCCTATCAAACTAGGAACTTTAAAAGACTTTTTTCCCACTTCGGTGAAACGGAGCTTGCATTATTTAGCTCAAGCGCCAAAAGCGGACTTGGATCAACCGGTGCAAACCAAAGAGAGTTTGGTTCTGCGCCCTGTAGAGATGGTTTCTGGCTCAACTTTGCACGAGCAGTTATGTGAACAATGGAGTGATGAGGCATTAATCGCGCAATTGATTCATTCCTCAAATCTGCGGGATGAATTAGTCATTCTGCAGGTTTTATATAAGCGCCACGGTAAGGACTTTGACACAGGTCTAAAAAATAGCTCGGGACAAACCAGTTCAGTTGCAAAACTATTGGAAGAGGTTTACCTGTTTGCAGGCGAGCATAGTGATTGGGAAATTGCACGCTTGACCGCTGCGATGCTAGGTAAACATGACATTAATTTAGAAGGGGCGATGACGGAAATTCTAGTGCGTAAAATTGCCTTGAGTGTTTCTCGCCAATATTCGAAACGCTCGACGTTTCGACAACCAGCCGGTGCCGTTGAGATTTTGAAAGTCATCAATGAGTTTAATTCCGATGACTTGCGTGCCATGATTTTAACTCAGGAACTGATTTTAAATTTAGGGTTGATGATTCGTTCGCGTCCGGATTTATTCACGCATGTCACAATGATTCGAACTGGGCAGCTTTTACAATTGCTTGCTGGGCATATCCGTCAAGCAAAGCAAATTGGTTCGGCAGATGATGCCTTAGACATTCTAATGCAACAAACCCCCTACGAGTTTGCGACTGGATTGTTATTTGTTCTGGAAAACTACTCTGATGTCCAAGAGCAGCTTTATCAGCAAGAGATGATGCGTTTTGTAAATGCTGAATCTGACTTAGCGCTGCCACAATTCAGTGCTGAAATGGATCCAGAATTGGGAGATATTCAGGATTGGTATGAGTGGCGAAAAATCAATGGCAGCATAGGGCGTTATCCTCAAGAGTTTTATGAGAGTGTATGGGATGTTGTCAATCAGACAGCTGGGGTAATTATTGGCGATCAGTGGAATCCTAAGCGTCGATTAGATCATGGTTTGAGTGCAAATATGACGCGTGGTGAAATGCTTTTCCAAGACAAAGTTGATCATCTGTTAAATAAAACGCCAATTCCAGAAGTTCGCCGTTTATATTACGAAGCGCTTAGAGTCTTAGGGTTGATTATGGAGGCCAACCCGAACTTGCACTCACAGGATACAATGGTGTTGGATGTTCTCTTGGGGCATGCGGTTCGTTTACACTGGCTTGCCCAAGAAAATAATCATATGCAAAATTACGATGAAAGTCGTCAGACGGCTTGGCAAGAGTTTTATTACTGTCCGCTTCATGAAGTTGCGAATGCGATTGTGAGTGCCTTCCGATTTTTGCAAAAGACGAGTGGAATAGGGGAAGCCTAA
- the glk gene encoding glucokinase, translating to MQKILAGDVGGTKTVLAIFSQDSGELIEHRKQTFPSGQHTEFVDLVEEFLQGEEGVSTAVFGIAGPINDQKCITTNLPWMIDASALREQLGIENVYLLNDLESAAYGVLQLDAFFELNPNSTSKQGHKAVIAAGTGLGEAILFFDGAQYHAMPTEGGHTEFAPQNALEDSLLVFLRERFNGHVSLERILSGDGFGHLYDFLKSIDFAPFNEQLEFDMQSQDRNAVISEAGMMGQDVLCQEVVRLFCRIYGVEAGSFALKTLPAGGIYIAGGIAPKIRSALQNGEFMQGFLDKGRMTHAIENIPVRIVDNPEAPLLGAAYYAFQKVLAN from the coding sequence ATGCAAAAAATATTAGCCGGTGATGTGGGTGGAACGAAAACCGTCCTTGCAATTTTTAGCCAAGATTCGGGTGAGTTAATTGAGCACCGCAAACAAACTTTCCCAAGTGGCCAGCATACTGAGTTTGTTGATTTAGTTGAGGAGTTTTTGCAAGGTGAAGAGGGAGTTAGTACAGCGGTTTTCGGGATTGCAGGCCCGATTAACGACCAGAAATGTATTACGACAAATCTACCTTGGATGATTGATGCCAGCGCGCTGCGTGAGCAACTTGGTATCGAAAATGTTTATTTGCTTAATGATCTTGAATCCGCTGCTTATGGTGTTTTGCAATTGGATGCGTTTTTTGAATTAAACCCAAATTCAACGTCAAAACAAGGACACAAAGCTGTGATTGCGGCTGGAACTGGGTTAGGAGAAGCCATACTTTTTTTTGATGGCGCGCAGTATCATGCTATGCCTACCGAAGGAGGGCATACTGAGTTTGCCCCACAAAATGCCTTGGAAGATAGCTTGTTAGTTTTTTTACGTGAACGATTTAACGGGCACGTGAGTTTAGAACGTATCTTATCTGGAGATGGTTTTGGCCATCTGTATGATTTTCTGAAAAGTATCGACTTTGCGCCTTTTAATGAACAGCTCGAATTTGATATGCAATCGCAGGATCGTAATGCTGTGATTTCCGAAGCAGGGATGATGGGGCAGGATGTTTTGTGTCAAGAGGTGGTGCGTTTGTTTTGTCGAATTTATGGTGTGGAGGCTGGAAGCTTTGCCTTAAAAACCTTACCGGCCGGTGGCATTTATATTGCCGGTGGGATTGCCCCTAAAATCCGCAGTGCACTTCAAAATGGTGAATTTATGCAAGGTTTTCTAGACAAAGGCCGAATGACTCATGCGATTGAGAACATTCCGGTTAGAATCGTTGATAATCCGGAAGCTCCTTTGTTAGGTGCTGCGTATTATGCTTTTCAAAAGGTGCTTGCAAATTAG
- a CDS encoding lipid A deacylase LpxR family protein: MQWLNTHTPFLSHLFSLLLIALSQPAFSGNTESTGRLSFVLENDFFVGNDRNYTNGLKFIWIPNEATKTPEWATKAANAIPWFPKDGTIKHGYAFGQSIFTPDDITLKNPPKESHPYAGWLYATMGIASEKNNQLDLMTFTLGVVGPAAMAEDSQKFIHTLINSDDPKGWDTQLKNELGFILTHKHIWRGVKSFSVNQYELDISPYTGASIGNIHTNASLGATLRFGKNLPQDFGPPRVQPSMPSGTDFNPSSQQTNWYAFLGFEGQAVARNIFLDGNTFRNSRNVDKKPLVADIQFGVVFDWKDLRLGYTHVFRTKQFTTQNSTDGFGSVTLNFAF, encoded by the coding sequence ATGCAATGGTTAAACACCCACACCCCCTTTCTTAGCCATCTTTTCTCTTTACTGCTGATCGCATTGTCACAACCAGCATTTTCTGGAAATACAGAGTCTACCGGCCGGTTGAGTTTTGTATTAGAAAACGATTTTTTTGTCGGTAACGATAGGAATTACACAAATGGTTTGAAATTCATCTGGATTCCAAATGAAGCAACAAAAACGCCTGAATGGGCAACCAAAGCAGCTAACGCCATCCCCTGGTTTCCAAAAGACGGTACAATTAAACATGGTTATGCCTTTGGCCAGAGCATTTTCACACCCGACGACATTACCCTAAAAAATCCTCCCAAAGAAAGCCACCCTTATGCAGGATGGCTTTACGCAACCATGGGAATTGCCTCTGAGAAAAATAACCAGCTGGATTTAATGACCTTCACGCTTGGTGTTGTTGGTCCTGCTGCAATGGCTGAAGACTCACAAAAATTTATTCATACGCTAATCAATTCGGATGACCCCAAAGGCTGGGATACTCAATTAAAAAATGAGTTGGGATTTATTCTGACGCACAAACACATTTGGCGAGGTGTGAAATCTTTTTCTGTAAATCAGTATGAACTGGACATTTCGCCTTATACAGGAGCATCTATTGGCAACATTCACACGAACGCCAGCCTAGGGGCGACGCTTAGATTTGGTAAAAACCTTCCGCAAGATTTTGGTCCGCCACGTGTTCAGCCAAGTATGCCAAGTGGTACTGATTTTAACCCATCTTCCCAACAAACCAATTGGTATGCGTTTTTAGGATTTGAAGGTCAAGCGGTTGCCAGAAACATTTTCTTAGATGGAAATACTTTTCGGAACAGTCGAAATGTCGACAAAAAACCATTGGTTGCCGATATCCAATTCGGAGTGGTGTTTGACTGGAAAGACCTTCGTCTCGGCTACACTCATGTATTTCGAACCAAACAATTCACCACGCAAAATTCCACCGATGGTTTTGGCTCGGTGACTTTAAATTTTGCTTTTTAA